The genomic interval GGCGCCGATCCGAGGTAGAACAGCAGGTGTTCGCCGCCTGGGTGGCGGTGCAAGGTGCGCTGGGGTTGCTGGCTGAGGGGTTGAGCGGCAAAGGCGTGGCCTTGCTTGTTGAAGAGCCAGACCTGTGCCCGGAAGTACTGGGCCATGAGGACCAGCTCGAGCAGGTGCTGATCAACTTGCTGGTCAACGCCCGGGATGCGTTGCTCGAACGGAGGGTTGCCAAGCCGCGGATCAGCGTGAGCCAGCGCGTCGAGGACGGGCAGCTGTGCCTGTTGGTGGAAGACAACGGCGGCGGTATCGACCCACGCCTGCTCGAACGCATCTTCGAACCGTTCTTCACCACCAAGGCCGCCGGAGCGGGCACCGGCTTGGGCTTGTCGGTCAGCCACAGTATCGTCGAAGCCATGGGCGGCCGGCTCGAAGCGCACAACCGCAACGAAGGTGCGTGCTTCCAGGTCTGGTTGCCCGTCTACAGCGCCAGCTGAGCACGGCCGCCGGAGCAACTGAGGTTGGCCCCGACTTCGGCGTTGACCAGGTCGATGCCGAGGACCTTGAGCAACACGTTGACCAAGGGGTCCAGCAACGGGCTGAGCAGATTCTTGATCAAGGGTTCGACGATGCCTTTGACGCCGCCAAGGACGTTGCCGACGATTACCAGTACTTCACCGAGGCCGCTGTTTGCAGTGGGTTTGTAGGCTTCCAGCTGTATGCCTTGCAAGGTATCGGTGAGGCTGCCGACTACGTTGTTGTTGGCGGTTTGCATGCTCTGGTACACCGAGGGAAGGCCGATGTTCGGCGGTGTGCTGTTGGGGGCCTGGAACACCAGCGGGCGTTCGACCGCTCCGCTGCCCAGCACCTTGCTGTTGACGCGCAGGCCCAGGCCGCCACCAGCGAAGGGGCTACGTGCATCACAGATCGCAGGCAGTATGAGCAGCCGGGTGCAGCGTTTGGTCCCGATGTCGACCAAAGGCAACGCTTTGACAACGGTGGTACCACTGGTAAAGAACGCGTCCACGGACTCAAAACGCCCCACCGCAATCTTGGCGGCTGAACTCTGAGTCTGAGTCGTCAAACGTTTGGGTGAGCAACTGAACGTTTCAGGCGATAACGGGTTGAGCCGCGTCGTCGCTTCTGCCACTTCAAGGCCGATGTCCAGCGACAGCTTGTCCGGGACCAGGATTATATCGGTGACCGTACACGGCACGCCGACCAGGCATAGCACCGATTGCAATGTACTGGCGAGGTTCAGGCTGAGCAGATTGTTAAGCACATTGGTGATCGGCCCGACGAGATCCAACACAGCATTGAGCAACCCAAGCACCGAGTTGAGCAAAGGCAAATCCAGCGAAATCATCGCCCGCACCTGTGCGGTATGCACCCGCAGCTCATCGGTACGCGGGTCTCCCACCGCAGAAATCTGCTGCGGCTCGATCACTTTCAACCGTACCCGACCATTGACCAGCCCCAGCACGCTGATTGGCAAATCCACCGTTGCCGCACTTTCGCTGACCGCCAGCTGGATTACCCCCTGCACCAGTTGCAGCAATTGAATGCTGGCATCCAGCCCGGCCTGCGCTGTGCCGTTCTGAATATCGAGCAAGTCCCCCAGTTGCAATAACGTGCTGTTGCTGGCGCCCAGTGCCACCTTGCCCAGGTTGGTCACCACATCTGCCGCCGCACCACTCTGCTGCAGTACTTTTACCGCCGCTTGCAGCAACTGGGTAGCGGTGGCATCGGCAGTGAGCAGTTGCTGGTAGTCGCCCGCCTTGAGCTTGAGATCGATGGCGAGTTGGTCAAGGTAGCTAAGCAGATTGAGCTGGGTACTGGCGATGCCTTGCCAGCCGGCCACATCAAGCTGAACCTTACCACCCAGGGCGCCGAGAAGAGCGTTGAGCAAAACCGACTGCCGCGAGTCGACGGTCGCCAGCGTGGTACGAATACTCAACATCGCCTGCGGCGGCAGAGGCGACGATGCCACGGCATGCGCGTGCAAGGTCGTGGTCAACGGCACGCCATTGCCCTGCGCCAAGGTGTACACCCCCGCAGCAAAACTGGTGGGCACCGTATTGCTGACATCCACCCGTATGGCTTCATTGCGAGTGTTGTCACTGGTGAAGGTTCGCAAGCTGTTGGCGCCAGTCTGCAAGTACCCGCAACTGGCCGTCAGCGGGTTGCTGGCCGCATGGCCGTTGCGTGTGGCGGCGGCCCGGGCAATCGCGGTCGCCTGTGGCCCGCTGCCGGTGCACACGGCAAACTGGCCTGCCGCCTCCAGCGCCGACATGTCGGCAATGCGCTGCAGCTTGCGCTGTTCAAGAAACAGGCGGCCGCTGTCAATCACCACCAGCATGAACAGCAGGGCAAGGCCCAGGGTAACCACCGCCATTAGGCCGATTGCGCCACGCTGACGGGCAGCAGATGAGGGAACCACGGGCACTCCTTTGCCGGCCATTGGCCATGCGTCGCGGCTGCGATTCAAGGAGTGTAGTTACGATAATGGCTAATTGCCCACCAGGAACCAACCTGACAGGGGCCGGTCAACTTCAGCAGACAATCTTTGCAGGCCCTCAGGCATGAATAACCCTTTCGACCGAATCAGTGCTGCCTTCGCCCCCGAATACCGGGTCAACCTGAGCATTGCCAACCTCGACGGCAGCATCATGCTCACCCTGTCCGACGACGCCGGCGTAGTCGCCAAGCGCCTCATCACCCAGGCCCAGCGCAACGACCCGGTGCGCCTGCAACGGGTGATCGACAGCATCCGCCTGGGCCTCGCCATCGAACTCAGCCAGAACCCCATGCAAGTGCTGGCCGCGCTGACCCGTGACGCCCGCCACGAGCCGCGCCATTTCGTTGCCAACTGAGGGCTACTTGCCCTCCTCCACGGTCTTGCCGTTGGCGTCCAGCACCTTGGTCGAGGGGTAGCGGTACGAAGCGTAGCGCACCACCAGGATCGAAAACGCCAGCAGCAGGATGCCCCCACACAGGTACAGCAGGCCTTCGTCCGGTGCCTTGTGGTGCGAAACATCGCCGATCAGCAGGCGGGTGAGTGCGGTGATGGCCACGTACAGCAGGAAGCGGATCGGCATGTGGTTGGTCTTGAAGTAGATGCCGACCATCGCCCCCAGCTCCAGGTAGATGAACAGCAGCAGGATGTCATCGACACTGATCCCGCCCTTGCCGAGCATGTCCAGGAAGGTGACCACCGCCGCATAGGCGGTGATTGCGCCGATGCCGAACAGCGCCAGGTAATGGAACGCCTCGACACACAGGTTGCCCAGCGAGTCGGCCGAGCCGTGCAGGCCCTTGCGCAGTTTTTCTGCCCATTTGATGTTCACGATGTTCCATTCCCCGATACGTCTTGTAAGGATGATGCGTCACCGGTGTGACGCTTGTGCCATGCAGTTAAAGGGCCAGGCCCCTGTCTTGGAAGGCGACCGATTGCCGCAAGGCACGTCGGGGCGTGGCAAGAAGACGGGTCGCCTGGGCCGGCCCTTTCGCGGGTGAACCCGCTCCCACAGGTTCTGCATCTGCCTTGCAACCTGTGCTGCCCCATGGGAACGCTACAATTTCTGCTTGCGAACCAACCAACATTGCCATTACTGTATATAAATACAGTAAATCGCAACGCAACCAGCAAAAAGGCATAGAGGTGATGAATGGCCGTCGAAGTGGTGTACCGCAGCAGCCGCGACCCGGAGCGCTTGTTTATGGATAAGGCCGAAGCAGACCGTCACGACAAGATGCTCGAACTGGCCGAGCGCCTGGCCGAAGTGCTGCACAAGGCGGTACCGTCGCTGACCGAGCAGCAGGTTGAAGAAGCCGGTATCTACATGGCCAAGAACCGCGATGTGTTCGCCCGGGCGTTCAAGAGCCAGCCGGATGCGTTGGCCGAGTTGCTGGAAGGTGGCGCAGCCGAGTGACATCGGCGGCGCATGCTCCCACAGGGCCCCACTGCCTTCGAGGCTTGTGCAATACCTGTGGGAGCGGGCAAGCCCGCGAAGAGGCCAGCAAAGCCAGTATCAACCTTCAGCCATACAACAGCCGCTCCGCCAACATCTGCGCCACCCGCGCCGGCGAACGCTTTTCCGCCTGCGCATGGCCAAACACTTCGGTGAGCCGTGAAGGAATGCGCGCCAGGTGCGCGGTAATGGTGCCCAGGTCCTCGCCACGGTGGGTCAGCGCCACATAGATCAGCCCACCGGCATTGATCACGTAGTCTGGCGCATACAGTATCCCGCGTGATTCCAGCTGGTCTGCCACCTGCAAGGTAGTCAGCTGGTTGTTCGCCGCCCCCGCCACTGCCGCACAGCGCAGCTGCATCACGCTCTGCCCGTTCAATACCGGCCCCACACCGCAGGGTGCGAAGATATCGCAAGGGGTGCTGATCAATGCATCGTTGGTCACCGGTTTGGCATCGAACTGCTCCATCGCCAGCCGCACCCGACCTGGGTCCAGGTCGCTGACCAGCAGCTCCGCCCCCACCGCATGCAGTTGTTCCGCCAGCGCATAACCGACATTACCCAACCCCTGCACCGCCACCCGCAAGCCTCTGAGGTCATCGCTGCCCAGCCGGAACGAGGTGGTGGCGCGAATGCCAGCGAATACCCCCATTGCCGCATGCGGCGAGGGGTCACCCGAGGCCGTGGTGCTGGTTACGTGGGGGGTACTCTGGGCGATGCAGTCCATATCCAGGGTCGAGGTGCCGCTGTCTACGGCGATGATGAAACGCCCATGCAAGGTATCGATGAAACGGCCAAACGCCTCGAACAGCGCGGCGCGGTTCTCCACATGCGGGTTGCGCATGATCACCGCCTTGCCGCCACCCAGCGGCAGGCCCGCCAACGCCGCCTTGTAGCTCATGCCCTGGGCCAGGCGAATGGCATCCGTCATGGCGCTTTCATCATCGGCGTAGGGCAGGTAGCGGCAACCGCCCATGGCTGGGCCCAACTGCTCGCTGTGGATCGCTACAACCGCTTTCAGGCCCGTAGGTGGGTCATTGAACAGGTGCAGTGACTGGGTACGGGTGCTTTGCATCAGTGCGAACATCGACAGGCTCCCCACGAGGTGCTCCTTCCAGTATAGGCACCGGCCCGAAGCCGGGGTGGTCGCCGGACCACTGGACGAAACCGCCCGCCACGGCTAATACTCAAGCGTGTGTGGAGATACCCAATGAAGCCACGTCAAGCCTGCCTGGCCTGCCTGGAACGCGAGCCTGTCGCCCTGCTGGAAGCCGCCTTGTGGATTGCCGCCGAGCACGACCGCAGCGTCGAGCCCACAGACAGCCTTGCCATTCTGCATGACCTGCAACGTGAGATCAGCGCCAACCTGCCGATGCTGCCACTGTGCGAACTGGCCCAACCACTGCTGCGCCAACTCAATGCCCTTGGCTTTCAGCAGGATGAGTACCACCCGCTGCGCCCGCAGGCTGCACTGATGGACAAGGTGCTGCAACGCCGCCGTGGCCAGCCGCTGACCCTGGCCATCCTTACCCTGGAGCTGGCCCGGCGCTTGTCCATCCCGCTGGAGGGCGTGGGCTTCCCTGGCCATTTCCTGCTGCGTGTGCCGGGTGCCGACCACCTGCTAGACCCCTGTGGTGGCCGACGCCTGTACCCCAATGATTGCCGTGAGCTGCTGGCCCGCCAGTTCGGCCCGCAGGTTGCGCTGACGGCAGAACACCTGCGCAGTGCCAGCCCGCTGCAGATGCTGCAACGCCTGTCACGCAACCTGCGCCAGTTGCACATCAGCAACGATAACCACCTGGCGGCCTTGATCGATGCCGAGCGGATCATGCAACTGGGCCCGGTGCAAGTCAGCGACTACGTGACCCGCGCCTCGCTGTACCAGCACCTGGACTGCCCACAGGCCGAGCGCTTCGACCTGGAGCATGCGTTACTGCTGACGGAAGACCCGGTCCAGCGCCTGAAGCTGTCCGAACGTATCGGCAAGCTTCCGACGGCGAACCGTTCGCTTCACTGAGCCGGGCTGTCGGGCTGCTGGGCAGGGTGGGCCTTGGCGAACGCCGGGTGCCCAGCTGCCAGTGCGGCAACCCGAAGGATGCGCGGGAAGCTGTCGAGGTCGACGTTGAAGCGTTCGGCGGCATACAGCTGGGGGATCAGGTAAACATCCGCCAGCCCGGGTTGGTCACCGAAACAGTAACCGTGGTCACCAACCAGTTGCTCTACTGCCGCCAACCCCTGGCTGATCCAGTGGCTGATCCACTGGTTGACCTGGCCCTCGTCCTGGCCCGCCTGGCGCAGCCGGTTGAGTACGCTGACGTTATGCAGCGGATGAATGTCGCAGCCGATGATTGCCGCCACGCCACGTACCTTGGCACGCGCTTCGGCCGTGGCTGGCAGCAGCGCAGGCTGTGGATAAACCTCTTCCAGGTACTCGATGATCGCTGGCGACTGCACCAGCAAATCGCCGCCATCGGTGCGCAAGGCCGGCACGCGGCCCTGCGGGTTGACGGCGACATAGCCCGCACCGCGCTGCTCGCCCTGCAGCAGGTTGACCGGCAGGGACTGGTAAGCCAGCCCCTTCAGGGCCAGGGCAATGCGCACCCGGTAGGACGAGGTGGAACGGTAATAGGTGTACAGCTCCATGCCCCTGCCTCCTCAGTTGGCTGCGATAACCGTGCCACGGCATTCGCCAAAACCGATGCTGGCCACGCCGTCACGCGTGCAGCGGGCACGCAGGATGATTTCGTCGCCGTCTTCGAGGAACTTGCGTACCTCGCCGCTGGCCAGTTCAATCGGCAGCTTGCCGCCTTCGGTGATTTCCAGCAGGCTGCCGTACGAACCCGGCGTAGCGCCCGACAAGGTGCCCGAACCGAACAGGTCGCCCGACTGCAACTGGCAGCCATTGACGCTGTGGTGCGCCACCAGCTGGGCAACGGTCCAGTACATGCTGCGGGTGTTGCTCAGGGTCAGGCGGTGCGGGGCAACGCCCTGCTCGCGCATGCGCTCGGTCAGCAGCAGCACTTCAAGTTCGATATCGTATGCACCGGCGGCCTGGTCGCGCTTGTCCAAAAGGTATGACAGCGGCTGCGGGTCGCCTTCCGGGCGTGCAGGCTGGGCGCAGCGGAAGGGCTCCAGCGCTTCGGCAGTGACCACCCAGGGCGAGATCGTGGTAATGAAGCTTTTGGACAGGAACGGCCCCAATGGCTGATATTCCCAGGCCTGGATATCACGCGCCGACCAGTCGTTGAGCAGGCACAGGCCGGCCACGTGCTCGGCGGCGTCGCCGACCGGGATCGCCTGGCCCATGTCATTGCCCTGGCCAATCCAGATGCCCAGCTCCAGTTCGTAGTCCAGCCGCGCGCAAGGGCCAAAGCTCGGCTCGGTGTGCCCGGCCGGCAAGGTCTGGCCCTTGGGCCGGCGCACGTCGGTGCCGGACGGGCGGATGGTCGAGGCGCGACCGTGATAACCGATCGGCACGTACTTGTAGTTGGGCAGCAACGGGTTGTCGGGGCGGAACAGCTTGCCCACGTTCTTGGCGTGCTCGATGCCCACGTAGAAGTCGGTGTAGTCACCGATCTGCGCGGGTACATGCAACTGGCAGGCGCTGGCCGGGTACAGCGCGGCCTGCAGCGCAGCCTGGTGTTCGCTGTGTTCGCCAAGCAGCACCTGCAAGCGCTCACGCAGGGCGACACGGGCGCTGCGGCCCAGCGCAAAGAATGCGTTCAACGCCCCACCACGGGTGGCTTCGACGGCGGCCTTGGCGGCGCCGTCGAACAGGCCGGCGGCCAGCACCGCCTCCAGGTCAAGGATCGCGTCGCCGATGGCCACGCCACAGCGCCTGGCTTCACCCGGCCGGCTGAAGATACCCAATGGCAGGTTCTGCAGCGGGAAATCGCTGTGCCCGTTGGCATGCTCGACCCAGCTACGGGCATTGGCAGTGTGGTTCATGGGTTATCTCCGGTTCGGGTTGAAGGTGCTCGGCAAGGTGGCCCAGCAACTGTCGTAGTCGGCCTGCAATTGCGGGCATTCAAGGGCTTGCTGGCTCGGGCGCAGCACTTGGCTGGTCTCGAACATGAAGGCCATGGTGTTGTCGATCTTGTGCGGCGCCAGGTCGGCGGCAATGGCTTTTTCGCAGGTTTCGGCGTCGGGGCCATGGGCGCTCATCACGCCGTGCAACGACGCGCCACCGGGCAGGAAGCCCTCGGCCTTGGCATCGTAGGCACCGCTGATCAAGCCCATGAACTCGTTCATCAGGTTGCGGTGGAACCATGGTGGACGGAAGGTGTTCTCGGCCACCATCCAGCGTGGCGGGAAGATCACGAAGTCCATGTTGGCCAGGCCGTGCACGCTGGTCGGCGAAGTCAGCACGGTGAAGATCGACGGGTCCGGGTGGTCGAAGCTGACCGTACCAATGGTGTTGAAGCGGCGCAGGTCGTATTTGTACGGCACGTTGCTGCCGTGCCAGGCAACCACATCCAGCGGCGAGTGCTGCAGTTCGCAGCCCCAGTGTTCGCCGAGAAACTTCTGCACCAGTTGCACCGGCCCTTCGGCCTCTTCGTAATGCGCCACCGGGGCAAGGAAGTCGCGCGGGTTGGCCAGGCCGTTGCTGCCGATCGGGCCCAGCTCCGGAAGACGCAGCGGTGCACCGTGGTTTTCGGCGATATAGCCACGGGCCTGGCCGTCGAGCAGTTCGACGCGGAACTTCATGCCACGAGGGATCACTGCAATTTCCAGCGGCTCGACCTCCAGCACACCCAGTTCGGTGGCAATGCGCAGGCGGCCCTGTTCGGGCACCAGCAGCAGTTCACCATCGGCGTTGAAGAACACCCGCTCCATTGAACGGTTGGCGCGGTAGATGTAGATGCTCACGCCGGCCGGTTTCTCCGCGCTGGCGTTGGCCACCATGGGCAGCCAGCCTTCGATGAAGTCGGTCGGCTCGGCAGGCATCGGCTGGGGGCTCCAGCGCAGGCGGTTGGGGTTGATGGCCCCCAGCGGCCCGCTCAGCGGCTGGCGTGCCAGGCGCTCGAAACGCGGGTGCAATGCAGACGGGCGAATACGATACAACCAGGTACGGCGCAGCTCGCTGCGGGCCATGGTAAACGCGGTGCCCGAGAGCAGCTCGGCATACAGCCCGTAGGGTGCCTTCTGCGGCGAGTTCTGCCCGACCGGCAGGGCACCTGGCAGCGCTTCGCTGGCAAACTCATTGCCGAAGCCGCTGAGGTAGTGAAGGTCGGGTGATGTGTCGCGATTCATCGATGCCTCCGGGCTCTGGTCGAGCCATTGCGGGCAGCTGGCTGCTGGCCCGATGCGGGTGACAGCGCGTCTGCATTGTTTTTATCGTAATCAGATTACGAATAACGTAATTTGCTACGCGCATGGCGTCAAGCTATAAAGGCGCGACTCGACGAATCCGGAAGCAGATGTCCATGACCAAAGCCAGCTCCTCCGCCGACAACGGCAAGCAGAAAGTTCGCTCGGCGGAGGTTGGTACAGACATCCTCAAAGCCCTTGCCGAGCTCTCCCCTTCCACCTCGCTGTCACGCCTGTCAGAACATGTGCAGATGCCGGCGAGCAAGGTGCACCGCTACCTGCAGGCACTGATTGCCAGCGGCTTTGCCGAGCAGGATGCAGCCACCAACCATTACGGCCTGGGCCGCGAGGCACTGCGGGTGGGGCTGGCGGCGCTGGGCAGCATTGATGTATTGAAAATTGCCGCACTGCCGCTGTCGCAACTGCGCGACGAACTGAACGAGAGCTGCTTCATCGCGGTGTGGGGCAACCAGGGCGCCACCGTGGTCAGCATTGAACCCGCGGTGCGTGCAGTGACTGTGGTCACGCAGATGGGCTCGGTGCTGCCGCTGCTCACTTCGTCCACAGGCCTGGTGTTCGCTGCCTACCTGCCTGAGCGCGAGACCCTGGAGTTGCGTGATCGGGAACTGGCTGCCCTGCAGCAGCGTGCAGACGACTACCAAGCAGTACTGGCGGGCATCCGCGAACGCGGCCTGCACCATGTGCACGGGCTGCTGATGCCGGGCGTGGATGCGCTGTCGGCGCCGGTGTTCAACGCCTTGGGGCAGATTGCTGCCGTAATGACCGTGGTCGGGCCGACATCGATCTTCCATGCCGACGAGCACGGTCCGGCGGCGCAACGGCTGCTGGCGGCAGCGCGGGAAACCAGCTGGCGGATGGGCTATTCGCCTGCTGCCTGAACGCTGGCGGCACTATTGCCCGATACGTAAAGGTGAATGTCATAAGCCGCTATTTTTCCTACCGGATCAAGCGCTTATTCTTTACTCACTGGCCGGCATGAAGGGCTCTCCCCCCGCCTTTCATGCCGGCGAGGTTCACCGACGTAGATTTTGAAGCTCCTTGATCTGACGTCTCGATTGGCCGCTGCGGCTTGCAGCGGCCTTTTTTTTGCCCTGAACAACATGCGCTCTCGACTGGCTGACGCGGCCCCTGTGGGAGCGGCCTTGTGTCGCGATCGGGCTGCAAAGCAGCCCCGGCAATTTATGCAGTGCGGCTGATATCCTGGGGCCGCTCTGCGGCCCAATCGCGACGCAAGGCCGCTCCCACAAAGTACCCTGCAAGCTCTCTACAGCGGGTACTTCTGCAGGTTCGCCATCATCTGCTGCAGCGCCTGCAAACTGTCCTGCGGATGCACTGCCCGCTCAAAGTCACCGATCCGTGCCCAGTTCTCGGCCACCTGCTCCGGGGTAAAGCCTTCGCGCGGATCGAAGCCCACCCCCAGGCTGCGCTCCCAACGCACCTTGCCCACCCAGCCGCCGCCTACTTCGAACAGCTCACCGGTGCCCTGGCACTGCTCGCTGCCCAGGTACACCACCAGCGGGCTGACCAACTCGGGCTTGAGCCGCTCGAATACCTGGGGCGGGATCAGACCTTCGGTCATGCGCGTGCCACCGGTGGGGGCGATGGCGTTGGCCAGGATGCCGTGCTTGCGCCCTTCGATCGCCAGGGTGCGGGTCAGCCCGTACAAGCCCAGCTTGGCCATGCCGTAGTTGGCTTGGCCGAAATTGCCGTAAATGCCAGAGGTAGAAGCGGTGAAGATCACCCGCCCCCAGTTCTGCTCACGCAGGTGGGGCCAGGCCGCGCGGGTGACTTTGTAGGCCCCTTCAACGTGCACCTGGTAGACCTGCTCCCAGTCGCTGTCGTCCATCTTGTGGAAGGTCTTGTCACGCA from Pseudomonas fortuita carries:
- a CDS encoding TadG family pilus assembly protein is translated as MVPSSAARQRGAIGLMAVVTLGLALLFMLVVIDSGRLFLEQRKLQRIADMSALEAAGQFAVCTGSGPQATAIARAAATRNGHAASNPLTASCGYLQTGANSLRTFTSDNTRNEAIRVDVSNTVPTSFAAGVYTLAQGNGVPLTTTLHAHAVASSPLPPQAMLSIRTTLATVDSRQSVLLNALLGALGGKVQLDVAGWQGIASTQLNLLSYLDQLAIDLKLKAGDYQQLLTADATATQLLQAAVKVLQQSGAAADVVTNLGKVALGASNSTLLQLGDLLDIQNGTAQAGLDASIQLLQLVQGVIQLAVSESAATVDLPISVLGLVNGRVRLKVIEPQQISAVGDPRTDELRVHTAQVRAMISLDLPLLNSVLGLLNAVLDLVGPITNVLNNLLSLNLASTLQSVLCLVGVPCTVTDIILVPDKLSLDIGLEVAEATTRLNPLSPETFSCSPKRLTTQTQSSAAKIAVGRFESVDAFFTSGTTVVKALPLVDIGTKRCTRLLILPAICDARSPFAGGGLGLRVNSKVLGSGAVERPLVFQAPNSTPPNIGLPSVYQSMQTANNNVVGSLTDTLQGIQLEAYKPTANSGLGEVLVIVGNVLGGVKGIVEPLIKNLLSPLLDPLVNVLLKVLGIDLVNAEVGANLSCSGGRAQLAL
- a CDS encoding DUF3509 domain-containing protein, whose protein sequence is MNNPFDRISAAFAPEYRVNLSIANLDGSIMLTLSDDAGVVAKRLITQAQRNDPVRLQRVIDSIRLGLAIELSQNPMQVLAALTRDARHEPRHFVAN
- a CDS encoding phosphate-starvation-inducible protein PsiE; the encoded protein is MNIKWAEKLRKGLHGSADSLGNLCVEAFHYLALFGIGAITAYAAVVTFLDMLGKGGISVDDILLLFIYLELGAMVGIYFKTNHMPIRFLLYVAITALTRLLIGDVSHHKAPDEGLLYLCGGILLLAFSILVVRYASYRYPSTKVLDANGKTVEEGK
- a CDS encoding YebG family protein, producing MAVEVVYRSSRDPERLFMDKAEADRHDKMLELAERLAEVLHKAVPSLTEQQVEEAGIYMAKNRDVFARAFKSQPDALAELLEGGAAE
- a CDS encoding Leu/Phe/Val dehydrogenase; this encodes MFALMQSTRTQSLHLFNDPPTGLKAVVAIHSEQLGPAMGGCRYLPYADDESAMTDAIRLAQGMSYKAALAGLPLGGGKAVIMRNPHVENRAALFEAFGRFIDTLHGRFIIAVDSGTSTLDMDCIAQSTPHVTSTTASGDPSPHAAMGVFAGIRATTSFRLGSDDLRGLRVAVQGLGNVGYALAEQLHAVGAELLVSDLDPGRVRLAMEQFDAKPVTNDALISTPCDIFAPCGVGPVLNGQSVMQLRCAAVAGAANNQLTTLQVADQLESRGILYAPDYVINAGGLIYVALTHRGEDLGTITAHLARIPSRLTEVFGHAQAEKRSPARVAQMLAERLLYG
- a CDS encoding SirB1 family protein, which translates into the protein MKPRQACLACLEREPVALLEAALWIAAEHDRSVEPTDSLAILHDLQREISANLPMLPLCELAQPLLRQLNALGFQQDEYHPLRPQAALMDKVLQRRRGQPLTLAILTLELARRLSIPLEGVGFPGHFLLRVPGADHLLDPCGGRRLYPNDCRELLARQFGPQVALTAEHLRSASPLQMLQRLSRNLRQLHISNDNHLAALIDAERIMQLGPVQVSDYVTRASLYQHLDCPQAERFDLEHALLLTEDPVQRLKLSERIGKLPTANRSLH
- the maiA gene encoding maleylacetoacetate isomerase, translating into MELYTYYRSTSSYRVRIALALKGLAYQSLPVNLLQGEQRGAGYVAVNPQGRVPALRTDGGDLLVQSPAIIEYLEEVYPQPALLPATAEARAKVRGVAAIIGCDIHPLHNVSVLNRLRQAGQDEGQVNQWISHWISQGLAAVEQLVGDHGYCFGDQPGLADVYLIPQLYAAERFNVDLDSFPRILRVAALAAGHPAFAKAHPAQQPDSPAQ
- the fahA gene encoding fumarylacetoacetase, with the protein product MNHTANARSWVEHANGHSDFPLQNLPLGIFSRPGEARRCGVAIGDAILDLEAVLAAGLFDGAAKAAVEATRGGALNAFFALGRSARVALRERLQVLLGEHSEHQAALQAALYPASACQLHVPAQIGDYTDFYVGIEHAKNVGKLFRPDNPLLPNYKYVPIGYHGRASTIRPSGTDVRRPKGQTLPAGHTEPSFGPCARLDYELELGIWIGQGNDMGQAIPVGDAAEHVAGLCLLNDWSARDIQAWEYQPLGPFLSKSFITTISPWVVTAEALEPFRCAQPARPEGDPQPLSYLLDKRDQAAGAYDIELEVLLLTERMREQGVAPHRLTLSNTRSMYWTVAQLVAHHSVNGCQLQSGDLFGSGTLSGATPGSYGSLLEITEGGKLPIELASGEVRKFLEDGDEIILRARCTRDGVASIGFGECRGTVIAAN
- the hmgA gene encoding homogentisate 1,2-dioxygenase, translating into MNRDTSPDLHYLSGFGNEFASEALPGALPVGQNSPQKAPYGLYAELLSGTAFTMARSELRRTWLYRIRPSALHPRFERLARQPLSGPLGAINPNRLRWSPQPMPAEPTDFIEGWLPMVANASAEKPAGVSIYIYRANRSMERVFFNADGELLLVPEQGRLRIATELGVLEVEPLEIAVIPRGMKFRVELLDGQARGYIAENHGAPLRLPELGPIGSNGLANPRDFLAPVAHYEEAEGPVQLVQKFLGEHWGCELQHSPLDVVAWHGSNVPYKYDLRRFNTIGTVSFDHPDPSIFTVLTSPTSVHGLANMDFVIFPPRWMVAENTFRPPWFHRNLMNEFMGLISGAYDAKAEGFLPGGASLHGVMSAHGPDAETCEKAIAADLAPHKIDNTMAFMFETSQVLRPSQQALECPQLQADYDSCWATLPSTFNPNRR
- a CDS encoding IclR family transcriptional regulator, with the protein product MTKASSSADNGKQKVRSAEVGTDILKALAELSPSTSLSRLSEHVQMPASKVHRYLQALIASGFAEQDAATNHYGLGREALRVGLAALGSIDVLKIAALPLSQLRDELNESCFIAVWGNQGATVVSIEPAVRAVTVVTQMGSVLPLLTSSTGLVFAAYLPERETLELRDRELAALQQRADDYQAVLAGIRERGLHHVHGLLMPGVDALSAPVFNALGQIAAVMTVVGPTSIFHADEHGPAAQRLLAAARETSWRMGYSPAA
- a CDS encoding SDR family oxidoreductase; translation: MSEPVRLQDRVVIVTGAGGGLGRAHALLFAARGAKVVVNDLGGSTHGEGASASAADRVVEEIRAAGGIAIANHDSVSQGARIVEQALDSFGRVDVLVNNAGILRDKTFHKMDDSDWEQVYQVHVEGAYKVTRAAWPHLREQNWGRVIFTASTSGIYGNFGQANYGMAKLGLYGLTRTLAIEGRKHGILANAIAPTGGTRMTEGLIPPQVFERLKPELVSPLVVYLGSEQCQGTGELFEVGGGWVGKVRWERSLGVGFDPREGFTPEQVAENWARIGDFERAVHPQDSLQALQQMMANLQKYPL